A region from the Hylaeus volcanicus isolate JK05 chromosome 6, UHH_iyHylVolc1.0_haploid, whole genome shotgun sequence genome encodes:
- the LOC128877978 gene encoding SET domain-containing protein SmydA-8-like isoform X1, protein MAPQPICAICGKSGVHKCSACENAYYCSRQHQKEDWKKHSEICKPFKLTENLTLGRYYVATRNIKQGEIVIKDNKPLVDGPMHNSVPVCLRCYTMLYKTTAVPCTKCGWPLCGDCKDHGLECDFTSSRRNDKVSITEFGYPHPSYQCINVIKVLSMKNNNPECYQKLLSLEGHSDRLKEERSFNFEKPTNTVNFIKRFFKTDDISKEEIIKIIGVLQVNGHEVPLTEPPYIAVYELASLLEHSCKANCSKSFTNEGGLIIHAATHITKGEHISICYTDPLWSTTNRRHHLFETKFFECICDRCKDPTEFGTMFNAIKCDKTNCHGYMLPKTFLDPDQMDYICSTCGSILLYKKVEEIQENIGIDLSRMKKNDIKACKTFLDRYKTVLHPNHFYNTDVTIALAQLIGQQDGGLQTVADDLLVKKLELCKKLDNLLKILAPAENRIRGLILFELHAAYADFSRRHVEEDTLLLLGESRKALVEAYRLLKLEPTALPEGKIAQQAQINLQKTTSILNHLNSASKS, encoded by the exons ATGGCACCTCAACCTATTTGTGCTATTTGTGGAAAAAGTGGAGTACATAAGTGTAGTGCTTGTGAAAATGCTTATTATTGTAGTAGACAGCATCAAAAAGAAGACTGGAAAAAACACTCAGAAATCTGCAAACCATTTAAG TTGACAGAAAATCTCACGTTGGGTCGTTACTATGTGGCCAcgagaaatattaaacaagGAGAAATCGTTATCAAGGATAATAAACCTCTAGTCGATGGTCCTATGCACAATTCTGTTCCAGTCTGCCTTCGATGTTACACAATGTTGTATAAAACTACCGCGGTGCCTTGCACGAAATGTGGATGGCCTCTTTGTGGGGACTGCAAGGACCATGGTTTGGAATGTGATTTCACTTCTTCGCGCAGAAATGATAAG GTATCCATCACTGAGTTCGGTTATCCACATCCAAGTTATCAGTGTATAAATGTCATAAAAGTACTATCTATGAAAAACAACAACCCAGAATGTTATCAAAAGTTGTTATCACTTGAGGGCCACTCGGACAGACTAAAAGAAGAGAGAAGTTTCAACTTCGAGAAACCGACAAACACCGTGAATTTCAtcaaaagattttttaaaacggACGATAtatcgaaagaagaaattataaaaatcatcgGAGTCCTGCAG GTTAATGGACATGAAGTTCCTCTCACAGAGCCACCGTACATCGCAGTTTACGAGCTGGCATCGTTGCTCGAACATTCCTGTAAAGCGAATTGCTCGAAAAGTTTTACTAACGAAGGTGGGCTAATAATTCATGCTGCGACACATATCACAAAAG GAGAACACATTTCTATCTGTTATACGGATCCACTATGGAGTACCACAAATAGAAGGCACCATCTGTTCGAAACCAAATTTTTCGAATGCATTTGTGACAGATGCAAGGATCCCACGGAATTTGGAACGATGTTTAATGCTATAAAATGCGACAAGAC aaattgtcATGGTTATATGCTGCCTAAAACTTTTCTCGATCCAGATCAAATGGATTATATATGTTCGACGTGTGGATCAATATTGCTATATAAAAAAGTTGAAGAAATTCAAGAGAACATCGGCATAGATCTCTCCAGAATGAAGAAAAACGATATTAAAGCgtgtaaaacatttttggaTCGTTATAAGACTGTGCTTCATCCAAATCACTTTTATAACACCGATGTAACTATTGCTCTGGCTCAATTAATTGGCCAACAAGATGGAGGATTACAAACAGTCGCGGACGATCTTCTTGTTAAGAAACTTGAATTGTGCAAGAAACTCGACAATTTACTCAAAATTCTTGCACCTG CTGAGAATCGAATTCGGGGATTAATTCTTTTCGAGTTGCATGCAGCCTATGCAGACTTCAGCAGAAGACACGTAGAAGAAGACACTCTACTATTATTAGGG gagtCAAGGAAGGCTTTAGTCGAAGCTTATCGATTATTAAAACTTGAACCAACAGCCCTTCCAGAAGGAAAAATTGCACAACAAGCTCAGATAAACTTACAAAAAACTACTAGTATTCTCAATCATTTGAATTCAGCATCCAAATCTTAA
- the LOC128877978 gene encoding SET domain-containing protein SmydA-8-like isoform X2, whose amino-acid sequence MHNSVPVCLRCYTMLYKTTAVPCTKCGWPLCGDCKDHGLECDFTSSRRNDKVSITEFGYPHPSYQCINVIKVLSMKNNNPECYQKLLSLEGHSDRLKEERSFNFEKPTNTVNFIKRFFKTDDISKEEIIKIIGVLQVNGHEVPLTEPPYIAVYELASLLEHSCKANCSKSFTNEGGLIIHAATHITKGEHISICYTDPLWSTTNRRHHLFETKFFECICDRCKDPTEFGTMFNAIKCDKTNCHGYMLPKTFLDPDQMDYICSTCGSILLYKKVEEIQENIGIDLSRMKKNDIKACKTFLDRYKTVLHPNHFYNTDVTIALAQLIGQQDGGLQTVADDLLVKKLELCKKLDNLLKILAPAENRIRGLILFELHAAYADFSRRHVEEDTLLLLGESRKALVEAYRLLKLEPTALPEGKIAQQAQINLQKTTSILNHLNSASKS is encoded by the exons ATGCACAATTCTGTTCCAGTCTGCCTTCGATGTTACACAATGTTGTATAAAACTACCGCGGTGCCTTGCACGAAATGTGGATGGCCTCTTTGTGGGGACTGCAAGGACCATGGTTTGGAATGTGATTTCACTTCTTCGCGCAGAAATGATAAG GTATCCATCACTGAGTTCGGTTATCCACATCCAAGTTATCAGTGTATAAATGTCATAAAAGTACTATCTATGAAAAACAACAACCCAGAATGTTATCAAAAGTTGTTATCACTTGAGGGCCACTCGGACAGACTAAAAGAAGAGAGAAGTTTCAACTTCGAGAAACCGACAAACACCGTGAATTTCAtcaaaagattttttaaaacggACGATAtatcgaaagaagaaattataaaaatcatcgGAGTCCTGCAG GTTAATGGACATGAAGTTCCTCTCACAGAGCCACCGTACATCGCAGTTTACGAGCTGGCATCGTTGCTCGAACATTCCTGTAAAGCGAATTGCTCGAAAAGTTTTACTAACGAAGGTGGGCTAATAATTCATGCTGCGACACATATCACAAAAG GAGAACACATTTCTATCTGTTATACGGATCCACTATGGAGTACCACAAATAGAAGGCACCATCTGTTCGAAACCAAATTTTTCGAATGCATTTGTGACAGATGCAAGGATCCCACGGAATTTGGAACGATGTTTAATGCTATAAAATGCGACAAGAC aaattgtcATGGTTATATGCTGCCTAAAACTTTTCTCGATCCAGATCAAATGGATTATATATGTTCGACGTGTGGATCAATATTGCTATATAAAAAAGTTGAAGAAATTCAAGAGAACATCGGCATAGATCTCTCCAGAATGAAGAAAAACGATATTAAAGCgtgtaaaacatttttggaTCGTTATAAGACTGTGCTTCATCCAAATCACTTTTATAACACCGATGTAACTATTGCTCTGGCTCAATTAATTGGCCAACAAGATGGAGGATTACAAACAGTCGCGGACGATCTTCTTGTTAAGAAACTTGAATTGTGCAAGAAACTCGACAATTTACTCAAAATTCTTGCACCTG CTGAGAATCGAATTCGGGGATTAATTCTTTTCGAGTTGCATGCAGCCTATGCAGACTTCAGCAGAAGACACGTAGAAGAAGACACTCTACTATTATTAGGG gagtCAAGGAAGGCTTTAGTCGAAGCTTATCGATTATTAAAACTTGAACCAACAGCCCTTCCAGAAGGAAAAATTGCACAACAAGCTCAGATAAACTTACAAAAAACTACTAGTATTCTCAATCATTTGAATTCAGCATCCAAATCTTAA
- the LOC128877978 gene encoding SET domain-containing protein SmydA-8-like isoform X3, giving the protein MLYKTTAVPCTKCGWPLCGDCKDHGLECDFTSSRRNDKVSITEFGYPHPSYQCINVIKVLSMKNNNPECYQKLLSLEGHSDRLKEERSFNFEKPTNTVNFIKRFFKTDDISKEEIIKIIGVLQVNGHEVPLTEPPYIAVYELASLLEHSCKANCSKSFTNEGGLIIHAATHITKGEHISICYTDPLWSTTNRRHHLFETKFFECICDRCKDPTEFGTMFNAIKCDKTNCHGYMLPKTFLDPDQMDYICSTCGSILLYKKVEEIQENIGIDLSRMKKNDIKACKTFLDRYKTVLHPNHFYNTDVTIALAQLIGQQDGGLQTVADDLLVKKLELCKKLDNLLKILAPAENRIRGLILFELHAAYADFSRRHVEEDTLLLLGESRKALVEAYRLLKLEPTALPEGKIAQQAQINLQKTTSILNHLNSASKS; this is encoded by the exons ATGTTGTATAAAACTACCGCGGTGCCTTGCACGAAATGTGGATGGCCTCTTTGTGGGGACTGCAAGGACCATGGTTTGGAATGTGATTTCACTTCTTCGCGCAGAAATGATAAG GTATCCATCACTGAGTTCGGTTATCCACATCCAAGTTATCAGTGTATAAATGTCATAAAAGTACTATCTATGAAAAACAACAACCCAGAATGTTATCAAAAGTTGTTATCACTTGAGGGCCACTCGGACAGACTAAAAGAAGAGAGAAGTTTCAACTTCGAGAAACCGACAAACACCGTGAATTTCAtcaaaagattttttaaaacggACGATAtatcgaaagaagaaattataaaaatcatcgGAGTCCTGCAG GTTAATGGACATGAAGTTCCTCTCACAGAGCCACCGTACATCGCAGTTTACGAGCTGGCATCGTTGCTCGAACATTCCTGTAAAGCGAATTGCTCGAAAAGTTTTACTAACGAAGGTGGGCTAATAATTCATGCTGCGACACATATCACAAAAG GAGAACACATTTCTATCTGTTATACGGATCCACTATGGAGTACCACAAATAGAAGGCACCATCTGTTCGAAACCAAATTTTTCGAATGCATTTGTGACAGATGCAAGGATCCCACGGAATTTGGAACGATGTTTAATGCTATAAAATGCGACAAGAC aaattgtcATGGTTATATGCTGCCTAAAACTTTTCTCGATCCAGATCAAATGGATTATATATGTTCGACGTGTGGATCAATATTGCTATATAAAAAAGTTGAAGAAATTCAAGAGAACATCGGCATAGATCTCTCCAGAATGAAGAAAAACGATATTAAAGCgtgtaaaacatttttggaTCGTTATAAGACTGTGCTTCATCCAAATCACTTTTATAACACCGATGTAACTATTGCTCTGGCTCAATTAATTGGCCAACAAGATGGAGGATTACAAACAGTCGCGGACGATCTTCTTGTTAAGAAACTTGAATTGTGCAAGAAACTCGACAATTTACTCAAAATTCTTGCACCTG CTGAGAATCGAATTCGGGGATTAATTCTTTTCGAGTTGCATGCAGCCTATGCAGACTTCAGCAGAAGACACGTAGAAGAAGACACTCTACTATTATTAGGG gagtCAAGGAAGGCTTTAGTCGAAGCTTATCGATTATTAAAACTTGAACCAACAGCCCTTCCAGAAGGAAAAATTGCACAACAAGCTCAGATAAACTTACAAAAAACTACTAGTATTCTCAATCATTTGAATTCAGCATCCAAATCTTAA